A region of Heteronotia binoei isolate CCM8104 ecotype False Entrance Well chromosome 2, APGP_CSIRO_Hbin_v1, whole genome shotgun sequence DNA encodes the following proteins:
- the LOC132566988 gene encoding late histone H1, which translates to MASVTVPRRLSIGASYDSSRPHHPPTLTMVLEAMQTLNKPKGVSAFAIKRYILHQYPGVDPIRLKYYLKQALVKGVNHGYLVRPPKSSAQGASGSFKLGNEKVHQEKSHKKKSSSDKTAAKPEGEVVKQPKTKAPKQKLKGKGAEQAKKKVSSRKPEAALGDGGATVSGAEPKAKVSGKKAAKATKEQSVPKASQAKSASGPKKGTKTKAELKSVPEAKAKSKLPRDEKAKGSAVPKGAIAKSRAAMETKATRAKGKPKAKKEAAKGQEKEESTAESEV; encoded by the exons ATGGCTTCAGTAACAG TTCCCAGGCGTCTCAGCATTGGTGCTTCTTATGACAGCTCCCGGCCTCACCATCCGCCCACTCTGACCATGGTGCTAGAAGCTATGCAGACCCTCAATAAGCCAAAAGGTGTTTCGGCCTTTGCTATAAAGCGTTACATCCTCCACCAATACCCAGGAGTCGATCCTATTAGGCTGAAGTACTACCTGAAGCAGGCCTTGGTGAAAGGAGTAAACCATGGGTACCTGGTCAGGCCTCCCAAATCTTCCGCACAGGGGGCCTCTGGAAGTTTCAAG CTAGGGAATGAGAAAGTCCACCAGGAGAAAAGCCACAAGAAGAAATCTTCTAGTGACAAAACCGCAGCCAAGCCGGAGGGGGAGGTGGTGAAACAGCCCAAAACCAAGGCTCCCAAGCAGAAATTGAAAGGCAAAG GTGCTGAGCAGGCGAAAAAGAAGGTGTCAAGCAGAAAGCCCGAGGCAGCTCTTGGTGAT GGTGGAGCCACGGTTTCTGGGGCGGAGCCAAAGGCAAAAGTCTCTGGTAAGAAAGCTGCAAAAGCTACCAAGGAGCAAAGTGTGCCAAAGGCCTCCCAGGCAAAATCAGCCAGCGGTCCAAAGAAAGGTACCAAGACCAAGGCTGAGCTGAAAAGTGTTCCAGAGGCCAAGGCCAAATCCAAGCTGCCACGGGATGAAAAAGCCAAAGGGAGTGCTGTGCCCAAGGGGGCCATTGCCAAGAGTAGAGCTGCCATGGAGACCAAAGCAACCCGTGCCAAGGGGAAGCCGAAAGCCAAGAAGGAAGCTGCCAAAGGGCAGGAGAAAGAAGAGTCAACGGCTGAGTCTGAGGTCTGA